From Calothrix sp. PCC 6303, a single genomic window includes:
- a CDS encoding pentapeptide repeat-containing protein codes for MLKKIKILVPLGASDIPDAAHKDAPDYRLVFEESMNLAEALNAEVVLLHIASSEDGMSIRPSHEAGSDRFYSPEDLREIGHIARLDLSAGTGAELKDWEEGRLHEFELHDEAKNTLYALRAWAMPLTYQLQKPIQDLLARARDEGIQTRAMSMLDSQSLIICESAQEWDADLIVMGRGKASEWRSLYFDSVSTYVLHHTPCSVALVDWHLKEVQKIRKILVALDDSPTSLDIFLQAMNLAERIRAAKQSLSPNITDKDATPTLFLLHVTSPFEHGYPQMLTAFTTLAKQRNILVQPVQKPAPKMQEHFTESMLQPDALPGQVICEIATESGADLIVLGYRREWELKKLVLGSVCNYVTRHAPCSVFVVRAFKPLDIEPSSGKTELTHIEPAKDADQLFNRCITNGYQLLTEGQLTGRRIQPVKDSPSLRLNPVPINRATLNPIGQDVSKTNWNEINFSGQNLIGQDFSGNNLNGRNFSNANLSKANLNKASLINADLSNANLEGANLSHADLSGANLSNVNLVGAILIEAILNRVDLCNANLNGANLTLALFRDEPDLCNANFTHANLTEAQFSGAKLVGADFHGAILIATKMKNDTNLDESNLYNANLHRAIFTNVTMRGADLFGADLSRATLDEVKLEDANFVDVKVENAKFTNVSGLSMEIQKELENQGVLINN; via the coding sequence ATGTTAAAGAAAATTAAAATTTTAGTCCCATTAGGTGCTTCTGATATCCCCGATGCTGCCCATAAAGACGCACCCGACTATAGACTGGTTTTTGAAGAAAGCATGAATCTGGCAGAGGCACTCAATGCTGAAGTTGTGCTGTTGCACATCGCAAGTTCTGAGGATGGGATGTCTATTCGTCCCAGCCATGAAGCGGGAAGCGATCGCTTCTATAGCCCAGAGGACTTGAGAGAGATCGGGCATATAGCTAGACTTGATCTTAGTGCTGGTACGGGGGCTGAACTCAAAGATTGGGAAGAGGGGCGTTTACATGAATTTGAACTTCATGATGAGGCGAAGAATACCTTGTATGCTTTGCGTGCCTGGGCTATGCCACTGACATACCAACTGCAAAAACCGATTCAAGATCTGCTTGCCAGAGCTAGGGATGAAGGCATCCAGACTCGCGCCATGAGTATGCTGGATAGTCAGAGTCTGATCATTTGCGAATCTGCTCAGGAATGGGATGCGGATCTGATTGTGATGGGACGTGGTAAAGCATCTGAATGGCGTAGCCTCTACTTTGATAGCGTCAGCACCTATGTGTTACACCATACGCCCTGTTCAGTTGCTTTGGTGGATTGGCATTTGAAAGAAGTGCAGAAAATTCGCAAAATCCTGGTTGCCCTCGACGACTCCCCCACTAGTCTAGATATCTTCCTCCAAGCTATGAACCTGGCTGAACGAATTCGTGCGGCAAAGCAGTCTCTCAGCCCCAATATTACCGACAAAGATGCAACACCGACCCTGTTCCTACTCCATGTTACATCGCCATTTGAGCATGGCTATCCCCAGATGTTAACAGCTTTTACTACTTTAGCAAAACAGCGTAATATCCTTGTCCAACCTGTACAAAAGCCCGCCCCAAAAATGCAGGAACACTTCACCGAATCCATGCTGCAACCTGATGCTCTGCCAGGTCAGGTAATCTGTGAAATAGCTACGGAGTCGGGAGCAGACCTGATTGTGTTGGGCTACCGCCGTGAATGGGAACTGAAAAAGCTGGTGTTGGGCAGCGTTTGCAACTACGTTACTCGTCATGCTCCCTGTTCGGTCTTTGTAGTGAGAGCCTTCAAACCCCTCGACATCGAACCCAGTTCTGGCAAAACAGAACTGACACACATCGAACCAGCAAAAGATGCCGACCAATTATTTAACAGGTGTATTACGAATGGGTATCAACTTCTTACGGAGGGACAACTTACAGGGAGAAGAATCCAGCCTGTAAAGGATTCACCCTCACTTAGGCTGAATCCTGTCCCTATTAACCGTGCTACTCTTAATCCCATCGGTCAAGATGTTAGTAAAACCAATTGGAATGAGATCAATTTCAGTGGACAAAATCTCATCGGTCAAGATTTTAGTGGAAATAACTTAAATGGGAGGAATTTTAGCAATGCTAACTTGAGTAAGGCAAACCTTAACAAAGCGAGCCTAATCAATGCGGACTTGAGCAATGCGAATTTAGAGGGTGCAAACCTGAGTCATGCAGATTTAAGTGGTGCCAATCTCAGTAATGTGAATTTAGTTGGTGCTATCCTCATTGAGGCTATATTGAATAGAGTCGATTTGTGCAATGCTAACCTGAATGGTGCAAATTTAACCCTAGCCCTTTTTAGAGATGAGCCAGATTTGTGTAACGCCAACTTTACACATGCCAACTTAACAGAGGCTCAATTTAGCGGTGCCAAATTGGTGGGTGCAGATTTTCATGGAGCTATTTTGATTGCTACAAAGATGAAAAACGACACCAATTTAGATGAGTCGAATCTATACAATGCTAATTTACACCGAGCTATTTTCACAAATGTCACAATGCGCGGTGCTGATCTTTTTGGTGCTGATTTGAGTAGAGCAACTCTAGACGAAGTTAAGCTTGAGGATGCTAACTTTGTTGACGTAAAAGTAGAGAACGCGAAGTTTACGAACGTTTCTGGTCTTTCTATGGAAATACAGAAAGAACTCGAAAACCAAGGGGTATTAATAAATAATTAG
- a CDS encoding YggT family protein, which produces MNHNQHDETNLERQQDLQHDEEAFRLHQEEKRLGTARRSSTFSWIVNSIFWLAGMLEMLLGIRFLLRLFGANTQNEFARLINNLSEPFIAPFSTLFISPTLDSGAKIFDVNIVIAIVVYALLSYLVVSLVRFIFYHRT; this is translated from the coding sequence ATGAATCACAATCAGCATGATGAAACCAATCTTGAGCGGCAACAAGATTTGCAACATGATGAAGAGGCTTTTCGACTTCATCAAGAGGAGAAACGCCTGGGAACTGCCAGACGAAGTAGTACCTTTAGTTGGATAGTTAATAGCATTTTCTGGCTGGCAGGAATGCTAGAAATGCTACTGGGGATCAGGTTCTTGCTACGTTTGTTTGGGGCTAACACCCAAAATGAATTTGCGAGATTAATTAATAATCTATCTGAACCTTTTATTGCTCCATTTTCTACCTTATTCATTAGTCCTACTTTAGATAGTGGGGCAAAGATATTTGATGTCAATATTGTGATTGCAATCGTAGTTTATGCTCTTTTAAGCTATCTTGTTGTTTCGCTAGTCAGATTTATTTTCTATCACAGAACGTAA
- a CDS encoding HdeD family acid-resistance protein, with the protein MRVIEPEIDEQVVSSGWTTAIPLVAVGIAILMIVLGIIAIVFPFFAGVASTLLFGWIFIFAGITQIAYAFQSRGAGKVIGKLILGLLYLLSGIFLVVNPFQGVSVGYYHFCARPDSSGVGEASPYGESHFKCAGFHLTGD; encoded by the coding sequence ATGAGAGTTATTGAGCCTGAAATTGATGAGCAAGTTGTTAGTTCTGGGTGGACAACCGCGATACCCTTGGTAGCCGTAGGCATCGCTATTCTCATGATCGTGTTGGGCATCATTGCAATTGTATTTCCTTTCTTTGCTGGCGTTGCTTCAACCTTACTGTTTGGCTGGATATTTATCTTTGCTGGAATTACTCAAATTGCTTATGCTTTTCAATCAAGAGGTGCAGGTAAAGTTATTGGGAAGCTGATTCTAGGTCTTTTGTATCTCCTATCTGGAATTTTCTTGGTGGTAAATCCGTTTCAAGGGGTTAGTGTTGGGTATTACCATTTTTGTGCAAGGCCTGATTCAAGTGGCGTTGGCGAAGCCTCTCCATATGGAGAATCGCATTTCAAATGCGCCGGATTTCATCTAACTGGGGATTAA
- a CDS encoding Acg family FMN-binding oxidoreductase, with translation MNRKKFITIAAGTTIAVGTTTYLFSDKSNLVRADIKPADDNNKILKPDEKEILFLASLAPSGHNTQPWFVQYLEPYHWIIGNDKSKWLPAVDPTQRETILSIGTFIQNLEYAAGSFGYGCNYNLLAKTNQDEQVMEVKLIKEELKNTFDIAKIKSRRTVRSNFLSDVLEKEDLKYLINSEPQFIHYLPATSKKSQFINEQTIVANRLQAYRNPAQQELADWIRFSSKDADKHRDGLTTAGMEIEGISGWIVRNFYNKDNVMKNDFRETGIDKIKKEVSESAGWILITSRDNSVATLLETGRKMQRLFLKVREKNIAIHPMTQILEEVSTRQTLNQSIGIDENIQFILRTGYLKNYPPSVSLRRPVDEFIRNRK, from the coding sequence ATGAACAGAAAAAAATTCATCACCATTGCTGCTGGGACAACAATTGCAGTAGGTACAACAACTTATTTGTTCAGCGATAAAAGTAATCTTGTCAGGGCGGATATAAAACCAGCAGATGATAACAACAAAATTCTTAAGCCGGACGAAAAAGAGATTTTATTTCTCGCCTCGCTTGCGCCAAGTGGTCACAATACACAGCCGTGGTTTGTCCAATATCTTGAACCTTATCATTGGATTATCGGCAACGATAAAAGTAAATGGTTACCTGCTGTTGATCCAACTCAGAGAGAAACAATTTTATCAATTGGCACGTTCATTCAAAATCTGGAATATGCCGCTGGTTCCTTTGGCTACGGCTGCAATTATAATTTACTAGCTAAAACGAATCAAGATGAACAAGTAATGGAAGTAAAGCTGATTAAAGAAGAGTTAAAAAATACTTTTGATATTGCAAAAATTAAAAGCCGTCGAACGGTTCGCTCCAATTTTTTAAGTGATGTATTAGAAAAAGAAGATCTAAAATATCTTATAAATTCAGAACCACAATTTATTCATTATCTACCTGCCACCAGCAAAAAAAGTCAATTTATAAACGAACAAACTATCGTTGCTAACCGCCTTCAAGCCTACCGCAACCCAGCGCAGCAAGAATTAGCCGACTGGATCAGATTCTCTAGTAAAGATGCTGATAAACATCGTGATGGGCTGACAACGGCAGGTATGGAAATAGAAGGAATTTCTGGCTGGATAGTGCGGAATTTTTACAACAAAGATAATGTGATGAAAAATGATTTTAGAGAGACAGGTATTGATAAGATTAAAAAGGAAGTATCAGAATCAGCAGGTTGGATTTTAATCACCAGCAGGGATAATTCAGTAGCTACATTGCTCGAAACTGGTCGAAAAATGCAGCGACTTTTCCTAAAAGTGCGAGAAAAAAATATCGCTATTCATCCGATGACACAGATATTGGAAGAAGTATCAACGCGGCAAACGCTGAATCAATCCATTGGGATTGACGAAAATATTCAATTTATCTTACGTACAGGTTATTTGAAGAATTATCCGCCGTCGGTTTCACTTAGACGACCCGTTGATGAATTTATACGCAATAGAAAGTGA
- the mgtA gene encoding magnesium-translocating P-type ATPase, whose amino-acid sequence MKTLSQTANSSKQPKPESGTSVNSSKALFDIAQSDVDEVLHLLDTSLEGLNEAEAKRRLNKSGLNEIAREKAIAWYIQLLKTVTNPLSLLLIVLAIVSLLTGSATAAVIITTMVIFGGLLRFSQEFQSNKAAEKLREMVSATATVSRKDAIKDAAPKQGITAGKEIAVKLLVPGDIIFLSAGDMIPADVRLIAVNDLFLSQSTLTGESLPAEKHVDLPDDKEKNPLELINLCFMGTAVVSGSATAVVVETGSHTYLASLAKTVSGRRVRTSFDKGVNGVTMLLLRFMMIMAPLVFLINGIFKHNWIEAFTFGLSVAVGLAPEMLPVIVTANLAKGAIAMSDKKVIVKNIDAIQDFGSMNILCTDKTGTLTQDKIVLQRHLDPYGQESTDVLKYAYLNSFYQTGLKNLLDVAVLNHSQELEALDIEKNYQKFDEIPFDFVRRRMSVVVEEMGKQHVLICKGAVEEVLKVCTQLKVNNKVLPMDESVHTKVADLQQKLNSDGLRVIAVAYKVMPPEQAHYAVADESDLVLLGNIAFLDPPKESAAQAIKALKRNGVEVKILTGDNDIITRKICKDVSLPVQNVLLGSDIESLSDEELAKVAVTTTIFAKFSPTQKAKVIQVLRKKGSIVGYMGDGINDAAALREADVGISVDTAADIAKESADIILLEKNLLVLESGVIVGRQTFANIIKYIRMSTSSNFGNMFSVLGASAILPFLPMQPVQILINNLLYDFSQTGIPFDHVDPEDLVKPPKWKIGNIRRFMIFIGPISSIFDYATYALMWFVFGATSVDNQALFQTGWFVESLMTQTLIVHVIRTAKIPFFQSWASLPMLLITATVMGVGMYLPFSPIASSLGFVPLPAVYFLWLAAILTCYCVLTQFVKTWFIKKYGYT is encoded by the coding sequence ATGAAAACGTTAAGCCAGACTGCCAATTCATCTAAACAACCTAAACCTGAATCTGGCACATCTGTAAATTCATCCAAAGCGCTCTTTGATATCGCCCAGAGTGATGTTGATGAGGTTCTGCACTTATTGGATACTTCTCTGGAGGGGCTGAATGAGGCTGAAGCCAAGCGGCGATTAAACAAGTCTGGGCTGAATGAGATCGCCCGTGAAAAAGCGATCGCGTGGTATATCCAACTGCTAAAAACAGTGACGAATCCTCTCTCGCTTTTACTCATTGTTCTAGCGATCGTTTCACTATTAACAGGAAGTGCGACAGCCGCTGTGATTATTACTACCATGGTAATTTTTGGCGGGTTGCTGCGGTTTTCACAAGAATTTCAGTCGAACAAAGCCGCCGAGAAGCTGCGGGAAATGGTCAGCGCAACAGCAACGGTGAGTCGCAAGGATGCTATTAAAGATGCTGCGCCGAAGCAGGGAATAACAGCCGGAAAAGAAATTGCAGTGAAGCTGCTAGTACCAGGTGACATCATCTTTCTTTCAGCCGGAGATATGATTCCCGCTGATGTTAGGCTGATTGCCGTGAACGATTTATTCCTTAGTCAATCTACCCTCACCGGAGAGTCTCTACCCGCTGAAAAACACGTAGACCTCCCGGATGATAAAGAGAAAAATCCACTGGAACTAATCAATCTCTGTTTCATGGGAACTGCGGTAGTCAGCGGTTCTGCAACCGCCGTTGTTGTAGAAACGGGGAGTCATACTTATCTGGCATCACTGGCTAAAACCGTCAGCGGACGCAGAGTGCGAACCAGTTTTGACAAAGGGGTGAATGGCGTAACTATGCTGCTATTGCGCTTTATGATGATCATGGCTCCCCTCGTCTTTCTGATTAATGGCATATTTAAACACAATTGGATCGAGGCGTTCACATTTGGGTTATCGGTTGCAGTGGGGCTTGCCCCAGAAATGCTGCCTGTGATTGTCACGGCAAATTTGGCAAAGGGAGCGATCGCTATGTCTGACAAAAAGGTGATTGTCAAAAACATCGATGCGATTCAAGACTTTGGCTCCATGAATATTCTCTGTACTGACAAAACAGGCACTTTAACCCAAGATAAAATCGTTTTACAGAGGCACTTAGATCCCTACGGTCAAGAAAGTACAGATGTCCTCAAATATGCTTATCTCAATAGCTTTTACCAAACTGGCTTAAAAAATTTATTAGATGTCGCCGTTCTCAATCACAGCCAAGAACTTGAAGCTTTAGATATTGAGAAAAACTACCAGAAATTTGATGAAATTCCCTTTGACTTTGTGCGTCGTCGCATGTCTGTTGTCGTCGAAGAAATGGGAAAACAGCACGTCCTAATTTGCAAAGGCGCAGTTGAAGAAGTCCTCAAAGTCTGTACCCAACTCAAAGTCAATAACAAGGTTTTGCCGATGGATGAGTCAGTCCATACTAAGGTTGCTGACTTACAACAAAAACTAAATTCCGACGGGTTAAGAGTTATCGCAGTGGCATACAAAGTGATGCCACCAGAGCAAGCACATTACGCCGTAGCCGATGAAAGTGATTTGGTGCTGTTGGGTAACATTGCGTTTCTCGATCCGCCCAAAGAGTCAGCTGCTCAAGCAATTAAAGCACTTAAGCGTAATGGAGTCGAAGTAAAAATTTTGACCGGGGACAATGACATCATTACTCGTAAAATCTGTAAAGATGTGAGCCTGCCTGTCCAAAACGTCCTATTAGGGAGCGATATTGAATCTTTATCGGATGAGGAATTAGCCAAAGTTGCTGTAACCACAACCATTTTTGCCAAATTCTCGCCAACCCAAAAAGCCAAAGTGATTCAGGTGCTGCGGAAAAAAGGCAGCATTGTGGGATATATGGGAGATGGCATTAATGATGCAGCCGCTTTACGGGAAGCAGATGTAGGCATCTCAGTGGATACGGCAGCCGATATTGCCAAAGAGTCGGCAGACATTATTTTGCTAGAAAAAAACTTATTGGTCTTGGAATCTGGGGTAATCGTAGGTCGCCAGACTTTTGCCAACATTATCAAATATATCAGAATGAGCACTAGCTCTAACTTTGGCAATATGTTTAGCGTCTTAGGTGCCAGTGCGATTCTGCCATTTTTACCGATGCAGCCCGTGCAGATCTTGATCAATAATCTCCTTTACGACTTTTCACAAACGGGCATCCCCTTCGACCATGTAGATCCAGAAGACCTGGTAAAGCCGCCGAAGTGGAAAATTGGTAATATTCGGCGATTTATGATCTTCATTGGTCCGATTAGCTCCATTTTTGACTATGCCACCTATGCCCTAATGTGGTTTGTCTTTGGAGCAACCTCTGTAGACAATCAAGCTTTGTTCCAAACGGGTTGGTTTGTAGAAAGCCTGATGACTCAAACACTGATTGTCCATGTCATTCGCACGGCTAAAATACCTTTTTTCCAGAGTTGGGCTTCTTTACCCATGCTGCTGATCACCGCCACCGTGATGGGAGTCGGCATGTATCTACCATTTTCTCCAATCGCGTCTAGTTTAGGGTTTGTTCCCTTGCCAGCCGTTTACTTTCTCTGGTTAGCTGCCATTCTGACTTGCTATTGCGTATTAACTCAATTTGTCAAAACTTGGTTCATCAAGAAATATGGTTATACCTAA
- a CDS encoding HigA family addiction module antitoxin, producing MTKTSRPFAPDWVSSPGDAIAEFLEERDWTQAQLAERLGYSTKYISQLINGKAPLNEETALKLERVLGSTAAFWLRYEAQYRAALARKEEESRLQGWTSWLDKLPVKDLMNQGVIPKCRLIAKNKADLVKKLLQFFGVASPEDWEKCYASMEVAFRRTREEQSDVGAISAWLRLGEIEAEKLDCPKYSKSKFERAVREIRTLTVLPPEEFESKIQKLCWEAGVVLVLVPSIPKAHVSGVARWLNPHKALIQLSLYGKTNDRFWFNFFHEAAHILLHDKENIFLDEWNSGESLESEPEREADEWSRDFLIPPEYAEGLTQLKSKNDVADFAERIGIHPGIVVGRLQHDHIIDPSWMNGFKESFCLQGVE from the coding sequence ATGACTAAGACCAGCCGTCCTTTTGCTCCCGATTGGGTATCTTCCCCTGGTGATGCGATCGCTGAGTTTTTGGAAGAGCGTGATTGGACACAAGCACAGTTAGCAGAGCGTTTAGGTTACAGCACCAAATATATTAGCCAGTTAATTAATGGCAAAGCACCTCTTAATGAAGAAACTGCCCTGAAGTTAGAACGGGTTTTAGGGAGTACAGCAGCATTTTGGCTCAGGTATGAAGCCCAATATCGTGCTGCTTTAGCCAGGAAAGAAGAAGAAAGCCGCTTACAGGGATGGACATCTTGGTTAGATAAGTTGCCAGTTAAGGATTTGATGAACCAAGGTGTCATTCCCAAGTGCCGTTTAATCGCCAAGAATAAAGCTGATTTGGTAAAAAAGTTACTGCAATTTTTCGGTGTTGCTTCCCCGGAAGATTGGGAGAAATGCTACGCAAGTATGGAAGTTGCCTTTCGTCGCACCCGCGAAGAACAAAGTGATGTTGGTGCTATTTCTGCATGGTTGCGGTTGGGTGAAATAGAAGCAGAAAAACTGGACTGTCCTAAGTACAGTAAATCAAAGTTTGAAAGAGCGGTGCGGGAAATTCGCACGTTGACGGTGTTACCACCAGAGGAATTTGAATCAAAAATCCAAAAGTTGTGCTGGGAAGCGGGGGTTGTGCTGGTGTTAGTACCATCAATTCCCAAAGCACACGTCAGTGGTGTAGCACGGTGGTTAAATCCCCATAAGGCACTGATTCAGCTTTCGCTTTATGGTAAAACTAATGACCGCTTCTGGTTTAATTTCTTCCATGAAGCCGCACATATTTTGCTACATGATAAAGAGAATATTTTTCTGGATGAATGGAATAGTGGAGAAAGTTTAGAATCTGAGCCAGAACGGGAAGCTGATGAATGGTCGCGGGATTTTTTAATACCACCTGAGTACGCAGAAGGGTTAACACAACTGAAATCTAAAAATGATGTTGCTGATTTTGCAGAACGTATTGGTATTCACCCTGGTATCGTTGTCGGAAGACTGCAACACGATCATATAATTGATCCCTCTTGGATGAATGGGTTTAAGGAGAGTTTTTGTTTGCAAGGGGTAGAATAA
- a CDS encoding ferrochelatase: MIISHQSQATQPVEMQNNERVAVLLAGYGEVQSYRALSVYNQAATKYIASQFVPIPEWLYPLAGWFLALQDLYNFGVKHHHFMSPENDIFEKQRLGIEKELQHQWGNQVQVFKGFYFCQPFVQEVVADIIDQGFENLLIYPMLVVDSAFTGKIAVEQVNEVIAATGSVNEPQYYPFKAIRYISAFATEPAYIDLLVRRTKETLNQLFAGRFIESQIGIILTVHGGPEKAQGLLTGVIDGQTLYDGVQAQLQHQYPLVSIGWVNHDMPLIKWSQPNLKQAAKSLITAGAQVIVFKPLGWVTDNYETILDVEDAIQYLQRQYPTVTYTKLGCVNDDPDFLKIAAEWANPDIEAMLSVPQHHEQIQTRRLDFD, from the coding sequence ATGATTATTAGTCATCAATCTCAAGCAACACAGCCCGTCGAAATGCAAAATAATGAACGTGTTGCCGTTTTGCTTGCAGGGTATGGTGAAGTGCAATCTTACCGCGCTTTGAGTGTTTATAACCAAGCTGCAACCAAGTACATTGCATCTCAGTTTGTGCCGATTCCAGAATGGCTATATCCTCTTGCTGGCTGGTTTCTCGCACTTCAAGATTTATACAATTTTGGAGTCAAGCATCATCATTTCATGTCGCCCGAAAATGATATTTTTGAAAAACAGCGTCTTGGTATTGAAAAAGAGTTACAACACCAATGGGGAAATCAGGTGCAAGTGTTCAAAGGGTTTTATTTCTGTCAACCCTTTGTGCAAGAAGTTGTAGCAGATATCATTGACCAAGGTTTTGAGAATTTGCTGATTTATCCAATGCTTGTAGTCGATTCTGCATTCACGGGTAAAATAGCTGTCGAGCAAGTCAATGAAGTTATTGCCGCAACTGGATCTGTGAATGAGCCTCAATATTATCCATTTAAAGCAATTCGATATATTTCAGCTTTTGCAACTGAGCCTGCCTATATTGATTTGCTGGTGCGTCGGACTAAGGAAACTCTGAATCAGCTATTCGCTGGTCGTTTCATTGAGTCTCAGATTGGCATTATATTAACAGTTCACGGGGGTCCAGAAAAAGCGCAAGGACTGTTAACCGGGGTAATTGATGGACAAACCCTTTACGATGGTGTCCAAGCACAGTTGCAGCATCAATATCCCCTAGTTTCCATCGGTTGGGTAAATCATGATATGCCTTTGATCAAATGGTCACAGCCTAATCTGAAACAAGCTGCAAAAAGCTTGATTACAGCAGGGGCGCAAGTTATTGTGTTTAAACCGCTTGGCTGGGTGACAGATAATTATGAAACCATTCTTGATGTGGAGGATGCAATTCAATATTTACAGCGTCAGTATCCCACGGTGACTTACACAAAACTTGGCTGTGTTAATGACGATCCTGATTTTCTGAAAATAGCAGCAGAATGGGCAAATCCTGATATTGAAGCCATGCTGTCAGTGCCGCAACACCACGAGCAGATCCAAACTAGAAGACTTGATTTTGACTGA
- a CDS encoding transposase, which translates to MSNSTQLYSQVLGYLRQYSTYRDLRHLKTLAWMINGLICSGQLSLSAWEPYVDSYAKQAQSYERRWHRFLENIRINVEKIYLPLALLALKDWEKHRLYLALDTTMLWNRFCMIHISVVCCGRAIPLLWRVLEHNSATVAFKEYEVMLRKARWLLRRDSDIMILADRGFANHDFLSWLQKSNWHYCIRIPSDTCLHGVRRYPTHVKSIYPNRGQAAFYRNVGLWQDCLIRCNLVVAYPEVVSEHWAVVTDEEPALKTLHEYALRFCVEELFLDSKSGAFELEDSRIRDAESLERLYLIAALALLYSTTHGMAVQIAGLRTCVDPHWNRGLSYLKIGLRWLKGVIHKGRQLLTPIPLLSQDPQPSFASNKARQDDNLGICFSRIYSFNSWV; encoded by the coding sequence ATGTCAAACTCAACCCAACTTTATAGTCAGGTATTAGGATACTTACGTCAATACAGTACCTACCGTGATTTGCGTCATTTAAAAACTCTTGCTTGGATGATTAATGGGCTGATATGTAGTGGTCAGTTAAGTTTGAGCGCATGGGAACCATATGTAGACAGTTATGCCAAACAAGCTCAAAGCTACGAGCGCAGGTGGCATAGATTCCTTGAAAATATAAGGATTAACGTTGAAAAAATATACTTGCCATTGGCATTGTTGGCACTCAAAGACTGGGAAAAACATCGATTGTATTTGGCATTAGATACAACTATGCTTTGGAATCGTTTCTGCATGATTCACATCTCAGTGGTGTGTTGTGGGCGAGCAATCCCTTTATTGTGGAGAGTATTGGAACATAACAGTGCAACGGTTGCATTTAAGGAATACGAGGTGATGCTACGTAAAGCTAGGTGGTTACTACGCCGTGATTCCGATATTATGATACTTGCAGATAGGGGCTTTGCAAATCATGATTTCTTGAGTTGGTTGCAAAAAAGCAATTGGCATTACTGTATACGTATCCCAAGTGATACATGCTTGCATGGAGTTAGACGTTACCCAACACATGTAAAATCAATTTATCCAAATCGAGGACAAGCAGCTTTTTATCGTAACGTTGGACTGTGGCAAGATTGCCTAATTCGCTGTAATTTGGTAGTCGCCTATCCAGAAGTGGTATCCGAGCATTGGGCAGTTGTTACAGACGAAGAGCCAGCTTTAAAAACATTGCATGAGTATGCTTTGAGGTTCTGCGTAGAGGAACTATTTCTGGACAGTAAATCAGGTGCATTTGAACTCGAAGATTCTCGCATTCGTGATGCCGAATCTTTGGAGAGATTGTATTTGATTGCCGCCTTAGCTTTACTTTACAGTACAACCCACGGCATGGCTGTACAAATTGCTGGTTTACGTACTTGTGTTGACCCCCACTGGAATCGTGGTTTAAGTTATCTCAAGATTGGTTTGCGCTGGCTCAAAGGTGTTATTCACAAGGGACGACAATTACTCACCCCAATTCCTTTGTTATCACAAGATCCTCAACCAAGTTTTGCCTCCAATAAAGCTCGTCAAGATGACAATCTCGGAATATGCTTTTCTCGAATTTACTCCTTTAATTCCTGGGTTTGA
- a CDS encoding ZIP family metal transporter translates to MQEFLFALTLSALPVVSNFIGAMIAETLPTSKQTLGLALHATAGVLLAIASSELIPRVLIAKPVWATILALFLGGAFFIWVNELLKLSKNRLRGIDINTVSLAIFLSIAIDLFGDGLMIGTSLTISPHLGVVLASARVVAHIPEGFVTNAAFKSQKMPRTQRLLLLAAFIIPVWLGTTLGYWGLRGQTDLPKLIVLAFTTGALMVAIAEEIIPEAHQTQDTNWSMLTFIGSFALSMLFSAYLE, encoded by the coding sequence ATGCAGGAATTTCTATTTGCTCTAACACTATCAGCTCTGCCCGTTGTCAGTAACTTCATTGGCGCAATGATTGCTGAAACCTTGCCGACATCAAAGCAAACATTAGGGCTTGCGCTGCACGCTACGGCTGGGGTGTTGTTAGCGATCGCATCTAGCGAACTCATACCTAGAGTCCTAATCGCTAAACCTGTTTGGGCGACGATCCTAGCATTATTTTTAGGTGGAGCGTTTTTTATATGGGTTAATGAGCTTCTAAAGTTAAGTAAGAATCGACTACGCGGTATAGATATTAATACCGTGAGTTTAGCGATTTTTCTGAGCATTGCAATCGACTTATTTGGTGACGGCTTAATGATTGGCACCAGTTTGACGATCTCGCCTCATTTAGGGGTAGTGTTGGCATCAGCGAGGGTTGTGGCTCACATTCCCGAAGGATTTGTGACCAATGCGGCGTTTAAGAGTCAGAAAATGCCGCGCACACAGCGACTTTTGTTACTTGCTGCCTTTATTATCCCGGTTTGGTTGGGAACAACCCTGGGTTATTGGGGATTGCGCGGACAGACTGATCTACCCAAGCTTATTGTGCTGGCTTTTACAACAGGTGCGTTGATGGTGGCGATCGCTGAAGAAATTATTCCAGAAGCCCATCAAACTCAAGATACAAACTGGTCTATGTTGACTTTTATTGGAAGTTTTGCACTTTCGATGCTGTTCTCAGCTTATCTTGAATAG